The Raphanus sativus cultivar WK10039 chromosome 2, ASM80110v3, whole genome shotgun sequence DNA segment AGCTGGCATGGCAGTGTAGTACAAAATATAAActcttattatatattcaaGAACATACTCCGGTTTATAAGAAAGCGCAATAAATTTAAGAACACGAGAACACTCGATTTTTATGTTTCTCTTCTCGATGTACCAAAATTTATTCCCCAGAAGCAACCACATGGCTGAAATTTGCTCAAATTAGGCCTTCACACAAGACTCTTACCTGTAAAACAGACAACTATAGACATATCACAAATGACATattcattatattattttgcATGATATTCATTTTAACcatctttttgttttagataTAAGGTCTGAAATTTAGGAAATCATAGGAAATCATAAATATTAGTAAGTTAAGTTTGTTTAAATTCAACAATTTGGGAACTATACAATCTATATActatactctctccgtttcacaaagagtgtcacttagacacttttcacacatattaagaaatttattaaaatgcatttatgttttaattaatatCACATAtctaaccaatagtattttagataaatagttttatttataagatcgatgcattttacaattaattttgagCTGAAAGGTTGTATAAATTGCATTGATATTGTAGAATGACACTCTTtatgaaacaagaaaaatgggtcaaaatgacacttaatataaaacagagggaatagttctttaaactttttttttagttctttaAACTTGGAAATCAAAACGAATGTTTCTTTCGGTTTGTCAGGTCCTTGATATACATGCATCAGAAAAACAAATTTGGTTTAGGTTTATATAACGATTATTATCATTTCAACGGTATTAAAGATAAGGATAAGGTTTTCAAAGCACATATACCATAGGTTTGTGATGCCCAATTTTGGTCTAATCGACAGAATCCCCTTGTACGATAAATTATATGGCTGAGCTGTTGATGTGTAGATATGTAGTAATAAGTGAAtataaagaaaccaaaaaagttATTTGTAGACAGACAAAAACAAGAGGTGATGATCCTATGCACATAGAAATGAATGAAAGTAAGTGATAAAGAGATAATAATTGGAAATGAAAGGAGAGTGAGAGTGGAGAACTGAAACTGGTAGTTATGTTGGTGATAGTAGTTAGTTTGAAGCCTAATTTAGGCGTGTTATTTATACATAACCATGATTATAAATGGTTTGGacatgatatatatttattgatcGCTTTGGCAGCATTGACAATCCCTAATAGCCACTAAAACAAAATGAATGTACTAGAATGTCAGTGCATCTCGTGTAATCTTCAGTTTCTTGTACGCTTTCTCAAAAGATCACCATATAATATCGATATTATAACCCGGTTACAACTAAAATGATAACTTTACACTTGCCAAAAATTCAAAACGCATAggtatttaagaaaaaatagtcAAACTAAcaccaaaactaaaaaaattaaaatctaaattgcTACAAAAATAAGTTTCTCCGGGGATATCCAAGAATTCCTTTGAAATCGGAGACTGTTCAAATTTCctaaaagaaataaaagctATTTATTTAATACTAGATAATTGGACACGAAAAATGAAAATGCCTTGGAACTATTTGAATATCATGATGTCTAATATCACAGTTATTGTTACGCCATCATCTAAATTCGAACAAGACATATGTAATGCATTTCTAAAATAGCATAGCTAATGTATTTACattatcttctttcttcttaacACTTCCCATGCATAaactatacatatttttaatgtgTACTCAAAAGctaaagtaaattttaaattgtttatatCCAGGCTTGCAgcataaaaaattagatatggGCCGTTAAAACTATGGGATACATCTTCCACTATATACCCATTATGAGAACGGCCCACATAAAAGCTTGAAAAGGCCTAAAGAAGATATGGTGTCGTTAATCCGAAGTCTCATACTCACTTCCACTACAGCAGAAAGATTAGACGAAACAATGTCTCTGTCAGCGATCTTTGGCACTGGAAACGTCACTGTTGCTGCTTCTCCTGCGCTCCGCCAATTCCAAATTCCTAAACTGGGAAACGGAGGAGGATTGGGAATGGTGATAGAGTGTTCGTCGAGGCCGCAGAAGAAATCTACGGCTCATCACAGGAAGACGAGGCCGAAGAAGACGCAGCCTTGGGACATCAAGAGAAAGCCTACTGTTTAtgctcctcttcctcctctcccTCCGGATTGGATTCCGCTCGCTCTTTCTTCCGACGACAGTGGTGCCACCTCCGCCGGAGATTTGGTTTCAGGCGCCGCCGCATAGTTATGAGTGTTATCTGCTGGTCTGTTTGTAATAATGTCTGAAAGCATATTGTATTTCTCTGTTTCTGTTAATGTGTTatcagttttttcttttcttcctgCTGTCTGGTTATTCTGTGGGCCCCCTCTTATATGTTTGTGTGTCTGAAATTTAAATGGTTGATCACTCTCATTCTTTAATCTATGCATTGGTCTGTGTTGAGTTTGTTGAATATAATTGAGTTTCTAATTACATAAGCATTTGTATAGTTAGTAAGATTAGTAATAttgatttgtattaaattagTTACACATCCAAGAGTTAAATTGTTTAGAGAAGAGTCATGTCTTTCTAAACAATAAGTTCTATCTGTTGAGTCGTGTATGTTATACTATTTAAACGTTATTGTCGTGATGTAAAAACAACAAGTCTAATTCATATTCAATATAAACAAGTTTTAGTGTACTCTGTGTTCCTCTTCATAAAACAGAGCACGACATTCTTTCTCTTTCATAAGTGAAACCTTTGTGTGTCTTGTTCAAGaagaattaatattttctaacagaGTTTGCCATCCATACTAGCAAGAGAGGTGACCATTAGAGATGGTCTTATATACGTTAAAGTGTCAGTTACAATGTATGATCTTTTATATACTGTAGGTTTTAGTTAACCTGAATGAGATAACCAATACAATACATTGAACCATATCAAACCATTACTCTAATACATACCTCTGAATTAAACAACATTAACCCCTTTGAACCCATTTTAAACCCTCTGTTTGACCTGGAAGCATTAACCAAGAGAGAAAGGTGCAAAAAATGAAGATACCAATACAAAGGGTTCAATGTATAGGcagtttgaaaacaaaaatactcTGCAAGATCTTTATTGGATTTAAAGCAGATAACTCTAATACAAATTAGTGAAATCAAAACCAGTTGTGTTAGGAAGAATGTGCTTGACATGTGATGTAACTCGGACACTGTCCCTTTGGAGATTTATATCCATTAATTGTCTGATCCTTGAAACAACCATTAGCATTTGGAGTTccgtttatttttgttttaccttTGACTTCGTCATGATTCCTTGGTAATGGAGCTTTGGTCTCTTCAGGATCAAACACAAAACTGAAACCGgatttcaaaacctcaaacctaCCTTCCCCACCAGTACCAGTTGTCACACCAAAGTCAAGTGATGCCTTTATAGGAGCACATTCACGAGGTCCTTGGTCTTCAGAAAGATTGATAAAGTCTAAGCAGCTTGCGTAGCCAATAAAGACATGATCTAACTCAAAAGTGTCTCGGTCAATCAAACTTCCAACCTTCCAAGTAATGCTGGTGGAAGAGCCCTCTCCAGTGAATCTGACTGTCAAGCTGGCATGCTTTGAACAGTTCTGAAATGAGACAACAACACATAAGGCTATCCCTGAAAGCCTATTGTGATTCCAATGTGGAGGCAATTCAAACTTCACCAGAGATCCAATTGCATCGTGAGAAAACCATGAAGGCATTTCACATCCAGGGAAGCTAGTATCAAACAATATCTCAGGAACACAACCCTGCAAAAGGAAAGTCATCAACCTCTCTTCCAACAAAGTTATACAACAGGGAAGAAGAGAGATACCTCATTACAGCGTTTAAGTGCACTTGATAGCAACTGACATTTCTGTTTAGCATAGACTAAAATCTCTTCCTTTGTAGCATGTTCCAGTTTGTTGCAGTTAGTGAAAATGAACTTGGAGTTGATCTGCTCTGTTGGGACAGAACATACCATTGGTTTCGCAATTGTTCTCAGAGAGCTGCAGCCACGTGCATCTAAACACTGAAGATTTGGTGGAAGCTGAGGAACATGTGTAAGATTCTTACAATACTTCAAATCAAGCCATTGCAGTCGACAACACTGGTTGATCAGATTGGGAAGGCGGGAGATTCTTTCATTCCTGCTTAAGCATAAACGCCTCACTGAAAATATTATTGGTAACTCTTCTATAGATGTCTCATCCAAAAGCAAAATCTCTAAACTGTTCATGTTTCCTCCAGTTTCTGGAAACTCTTTGAGCTTTGAGCAACCAGAGAGTACAAGTTCTTCAAGAGCTTTCAGCTCACCAAGACTGTCAGGGAGCCTCTTCAGCTTCTTGCAACCTTTCATGTTCAATAAGATAAGTCTCTGGAGGTTCCGTACGTCACAAGGAAGTTCTTTTATTGCCGTGCCATCCAAGTATAGAGCTTCTAGCTTATCTGAAACAACCTGAAAGGTTTTGAAATTTGAGCAGTCGCTGAGGATGAGAGATTTCAAAGACATTATGTTAATCCGTGGAAGAGACTCAAGACTTGTGCATCCTCTTAGGTTCAAGAAAACAAGACACTTCATGTTTTCCATATCCACATGCAACGTTTTCAATGCTGTGCAGCCTTCAAGATTTAGTTCTTGTAGATTTTGAGCCTTTCCTAACCCTTTTAAAGTGATCAACTTCCTTGAGTGATTCAAGTTGACCCATTTTAGTTTTGATACTTCCtggcacaaaaaaaaagaaaataaatataaaatcaactAATTACACAAAGATTCAGACAAAAACACTTGCAGAAACTAGAGAAAGCACCTTGTTTTCCTCCCAAACTCGTTCAATGTTGCTGTAAGGAAGCTTAAGATCAACCAAATTCTCCTGGTTGAAATCTTGTGGAACTTCTTTCAATGGGAACTTTAACCAGTGGAGACATCTCACCTCATTCAGTGGTAGCTGGAGTCCTTCAGGGAAGTTTAGTTTAATGTCACGGTCACATTCTTGAGGACACTGAGAGCTGTAGATTTTGAGATATCGTAGATATAGCTCATCTTGGCAAAAGCATGGCTGTGGAAGCTCATTTTTCTTGTTATATCAGACAAGTCAAGGAAAATAGCTCTGACATTAGATGCTCCCTGTTACACCAGTAgcaaaacaacaacacaaaatCACTGGCAAGAAAGTATGTCAACGTATGTTTACATGTAAAGAAAACTcacattttagaaaaaaactataatctTTTCAAGGCCCCATAACATATTTTTGGACTGAATTAAAGAAACAAGTAAACATTTTTGTTTAACAGACAAATCTCCAAATGAACACTTTTAAAGTTTATCCAAAAGCTGCATATATAcaatgatatttgtttttgcagAATATCACTAATTTGATAAGAAAAACACTAAAGTACTGTAATTCCTAAACCCTTATCTCGTACCAAGCCTCTttatactaaactctaaatcctaatcaatataaaatataataaaaaaagcCATTAAAACCATGAACTTTCAAACTAAAGCCAAAAAACCTCCAACTTATGTTTGAGCTAAAAAAATCTTTAACTTTCAAATATTggttattttaaatatcatattttgttGACTCGACGATTTAAGAAACCCGAATAGTCAACTGAGTTGGAATCGAttgaaaaaatagaaacatgttAACTCTTTAAACAACATTGTTTTAAAGATGATTAAACATTAATCAAACAACGTAGTTTTGCTTTTGTAAACACTCAAATCATCTTTTTGGGAAACCAAAACCGCAAATCGACTTCATCTTCCTCATTTTTGAGTGAGAAATATGAAATCTTTAGTTtcatggaaaaaaatattttaagtgttTAGAACAGTAAAACAAGGTCGTttgactaattttttaaaacaacatCGTTTAGAGAGTTAACGTCATCTATTTTGTAATTGAGTTCAACCGTTGACTATTCAAGTTTCTTAAATGGCCGAATCAACAAAATATGATAGTTAAAATGACCAATATTTAAAAGTTGAAGATTTTTTTAACTCAAACATaagtttgagatttttttttgctttaatttgAAAGTTCGGGATTTTAATGGCTGGGGTCTCaatataaaaagtatttttaacttttaattataGGAAATTTCTCGTGTGTACTAATTGTGTCAGAAAAACATGATTTGGTTATTTAAGGGTACTTTACTTCTAAAATACTGAATTAGTTCAGtgacaaaaaatcaaaaaccatatatataatcttccaaaagataaaataaataactgtGTAATTTTCTAAATGTCTCTTGAACAGGTATacaattgtaaaaataaatattaaaaatggtaatatttcaaattttataaaaaataaaatcatatatgcTAAAATATATGTCTTTTTAAAAATGCAACACAAAAAGTTATGCTGTAAAAATCCACagaaatctaatattttaaaaatcttaatttaattataaaatcataaaacttaaaaccataacatcaaaaatatcatataataataaaatttactaagataatatgatagatactactatgtataCAATTTACTGAAATAATAGAGCTAGATTATTTAAACATAacagtatatatatttactcaTAAAATCTTGCAAAATACTAAAGTGATAGATGTTaaagtgttattttttaaacacaacatgGAAATATTAAATGATCATTAACAAATATTCATCTACtgtataactaaataaattttaaaatgtattgtatgcaaattgtaaaaattaaaaagatatattaaaagagattatatatttgattatttcagattataatttatgtattgAACTCAAAAATGTATTAATaaacaataacaataaataagaatatgaaatgtataaaacaaatcattaaatgaaaaaaataacaaatcactatatattaataatgaagaataaaaagtttaaatactAAGATTATAGATTtctacaatatataacactaaatttaaatcatatatttaaaatgtctacgataatatcaaaaatatatatttaaaataaaaatatccacACGAGTGTGCGTATCAAACtctagtttttatttaaatggcCAATCTCTAAATTAACACTTTTAAGTTTTATCTAAAAACTGCatacaatgatttttttttttttttttttttttgcaaaatagCACTAATTTGATAAGAAAAACACTAAATTACTCTAATTCCTAAATCCTTATCTCATACCCAACCACTTAATAGttaatactaaactctaaatcctactcaatataaaacaaaaatgtattcTTAACTTTTAATTAATGCTAATTTAGGAAATTTCTCTTGTGTACTAATTGTGTagaaaaaaacatgatttagtttttaaggGTACTTTACTTCTAAAGAGAAGGGAAATGAAAACATAAGTAACAATCAAGGTTTTAGTATTAGACTATTACCTTATTTTTCTCCAACACATTAGTTATTGCGTGATGGTGCCACAACCTATGACGTCCCTTTCCATCTGTAGCAGTAGCATATACAACGAATCATGCATCTCTATTTTGCCAGCATAAATATTAATCATGAACTTGTTCACTAGGTCTTCTACTTCATTCTTAAGGCCATCGGAATCCAATAAACTCGTTATATAACTCTCATCTAGCGACTTAAAACACGCTATATCAAGTAGTGTATCTTTCTGTACTTGACTCAATCCATCATAGCTCCCTCTCCAAACATTGTGAAGCATCTTCGTTGTGCTTTGTCCTGGTGGACTTTTATGCTGTTGAGCCAATGCAGCTAGTGTTAATTCCCAGTGTGTCTCGTCTTGCCCTAGAAGCTCTGCGCCCAGTATCTTCAGAGCTAGTGGGTTTCCTTTCGTGTAATGCACGAAATCTTTAGAGAGCTTTGAGAAGTTTAGGGCATGATCTCCTCCTTTATCATCATCAAATGCATAATGGTTGAAGTGTTGCAAGGCGTCTCTGTCTGTTAATCTAGGCACCTCGTAAGTATAATCAACCAAACTTTGTATCAACGACTTATCGCTTGTTGCAATGACAATCTTGCTTCCCCGCTTAATCCAGTTGCGGTTGCTGAGAAGAGCATCAAGTTGTTTCTTGCTAGTAACATTGTCGAAAACAAGAAGTACTTTGGTTTTTAGTAGTTGGTCTTTGTAAGGTTGGTGTGCCTCTTGTAAGGTCTCAATGTTGGGATCCTTAACATTCAACAAATCTTCCAAGAGCATCGTGGGCAAGGTATCCAACCCATGTTCCTTTGATATTTCATGGATGTCTGGGATCAACACGTGGTTCAAGAACTCGTTCTTCAACTTCTCGTATAGCTTCCTAGCTAGAGTGGTTTTGCCTATGCCAGGCATCCCAACAACACCAATAATACGAGTTGTCTCTTCAAACCCAAGGCTTATTCCAGTTGCTTAAGTCGGTGTTGGATTCCCCAAGAGCTTTCATGGCCTTTTGGGTGTCTATGTGGTGATTTTTCAAGACATTTTGAGGGTTTGAGAGAAGTCTGTGAAAGCCTGTTTAGCACTTGTTTAACCTCCTCGACTACTTTTGTGATGATTTCGCCCTCATAGCTGCGGTAAA contains these protein-coding regions:
- the LOC108839713 gene encoding LOW QUALITY PROTEIN: disease resistance-like protein CSA1 (The sequence of the model RefSeq protein was modified relative to this genomic sequence to represent the inferred CDS: inserted 2 bases in 2 codons; deleted 2 bases in 1 codon), which translates into the protein MARSSSFSSSSSSRVKGEAVIPQDQVFINFRGVELRYNFVSHLEKCLKRNAINAFIDTDEEMGQELNVLLKRIEGSRIALAIFSPKYTESNWCLKELAKMKERMDQSKLVVIPIFYKVEPATVKELKGEFGDKFRELVKSIDKKTKNIWKEALKAVPLLMGFVLDEKSYEGEIITKVVEEVKQVLNRLSQTSLKPSKCLEKSPHRHPKGHESSWGIQHRLKQLEXSLGFEETTRIIGVVGMPGIGKTTLARKLYEKLKNEFLNHVLIPDIHEISKEHGLDTLPTMLLEDLLNVKDPNIETLQEAHQPYKDQLLKTKVLLVFDNVTSKKQLDALLSNRNWIKRGSKIVIATSDKSLIQSLVDYTYEVPRLTDRDALQHFNHYAFDDDKGGDHALNFSKLSKDFVHYTKGNPLALKILGAELLGQDETHWELTLAALAQQHKSPPGQSTTKMLHNVWRGSYDGLSQVQKDTLLDIACFKSLDESYITSLLDSDGLKNEVEDLVNKFMINIYAGKIEMHDSLYMXTATDGKGRHRLWHHHAITNVLEKNKGASNVRAIFLDLSDITRKMSFHSHAFAKMSYLRYLKIYSSQCPQECDRDIKLNFPEGLQLPLNEVRCLHWLKFPLKEVPQDFNQENLVDLKLPYSNIERVWEENKEVSKLKWVNLNHSRKLITLKGLGKAQNLQELNLEGCTALKTLHVDMENMKCLVFLNLRGCTSLESLPRINIMSLKSLILSDCSNFKTFQVVSDKLEALYLDGTAIKELPCDVRNLQRLILLNMKGCKKLKRLPDSLGELKALEELVLSGCSKLKEFPETGGNMNSLEILLLDETSIEELPIIFSVRRLCLSRNERISRLPNLINQCCRLQWLDLKYCKNLTHVPQLPPNLQCLDARGCSSLRTIAKPMVCSVPTEQINSKFIFTNCNKLEHATKEEILVYAKQKCQLLSSALKRCNEGCVPEILFDTSFPGCEMPSWFSHDAIGSLVKFELPPHWNHNRLSGIALCVVVSFQNCSKHASLTVRFTGEGSSTSITWKVGSLIDRDTFELDHVFIGYASCLDFINLSEDQGPRECAPIKASLDFGVTTGTGGEGRFEVLKSGFSFVFDPEETKAPLPRNHDEVKGKTKINGTPNANGCFKDQTINGYKSPKGQCPSYITCQAHSS
- the LOC108840227 gene encoding 50S ribosomal protein 6, chloroplastic-like → MSLSAIFGTGNVTVAASPALRQFQIPKLGNGGGLGMVIECSSRPQKKSTAHHRKTRPKKTQPWDIKRKPTVYAPLPPLPPDWIPLALSSDDSGATSAGDLVSGAAA